The Cytobacillus oceanisediminis genomic interval CAAAAAGAGCGGTTTGGTGATCAGCTTCAATTCCGTTTTCAGCTTGATGAAGAAGCTTTTGGGTTTCCGGTGCCGAAAATGATCTTACAGCCCATAGTGGAAAATTACTTTAAGCATGGCTTTGATGCGCGGGAAAAAACTGGAGAGGTTAGTATAACCTGCAGACAGGATGAATTTTATCTGGATATTCTGATCGAGGATAATGGCACAGGCGTCTCTGAGAGCAGGCTGGAGGAAATACGATTGCATTTGATGAATGATCGGATAGGGCAAAAGGGTGAGTTAACGAATATCGGACTGAAGAATGTTTACACCCGGTTAAAACTCTATTATGGCAATCGGGCATACCTGCAGCTTAAGAATCTTGAACGAGGCGGGCTGCTTGTTTCTATTAAACTTCCAAAAAGGATGGAAGGTGGATAAGATGAAAGCAATTATTGTGGATGATGAAAAACATGTGAGGGAAGGCTTGATGCTTCTGGCGGATTGGAGCCGCTTTGGAATTGACACAATCATAGAGGCGGTAGATGGAAATGAGGCCATAAAGCTGATTAAAGAGCATCGCCCGGAAATCATATTCACTGATATGAGCATGCCAAAGAAAGATGGCATAAGCCTTTTAAAATGGATTCATTCTTCGGATCTATCCAGCAAGACGATTGTCGTCAGCGGATATGATGATTTTGACTATATGAGGAATGCCATCTGTTATAAAAGCTTTGATTATATCTTGAAGCCTATTGATCCTGAAATATTGAATGAAACCCTGGAGAAAGCCATAAATGAATGGAAACAGCAAAGTCCTCCAGTGGAATGCCAGCAGGAGCATGACGGGGAGATGAATGTGATTCAGCAAATAGAACAGTTTTTGCTGGAAAGCTATAACAAGGATATTAACCTGCAGGAAATTGCAGACAGATTTTATTTAAGCAGGGAGTACATTTCCAGAAAGTTTAAACAGGAATATCAGGCTACCATAACGGATTTTATAACAAATGTCCGTATGAACAAGGCAAAAGAGCTTCTGCAGAACCCTAAACTGAAAATCTATGAAATTGCTTTCCAGGTCGGCTATCAGGATGAAAAGTATTTTAGCAAAGTCTTTAAAAAGACAGAGGGGATTTCCCCTAATGAATATCGAAGTATGAATTAACAGAAGGAGGAAAATCATGATCAACGTGCTTGTCTGGAATGAGAATCGTCATGAACAAAAGGATGCAAAGGTAAGGACTGTCTATCCGGATGGTATTCACGGTGCCATTGCAGATTTTTTAAATGAAGAAGATTATAAAGTAAAGACAGCTACATTGGATGAGCCCCATCATGGACTTAGTGATGCTGTTTTACAGGAAACAGACGTTTTGGTCTGGTGGGGACATCTCGCGCATGGGGAAGTTGAGGATGCAATCGTTGAAAAAGTAAAACAAAGAGTGCTGGAGGGAATGGGGCTGATTGTCCTGCATTCCGGCCATTTCTCTAAGATCTTTAAAGTATTGATGGGAACATCCTGTGATTTAAAGTGGAGAGAAGCTGATGAAAAGGAACGGATTTGGATTGTAGATCCGAGCCATCCCATTGCAGAAGGAATAGGAGAATATATTGAACTTGAAAAAGAAGAAATGTATGGGGAACATTTTGATATCCCTGCACCGGATGAACTTGTAATGGTGAGCTGGTTTGAAGGCGGGGAAGTTTTCCGGAGCGGCTGTACATACAGGCGCGGAAAAGGGAAAATCTTTTATTTTCGCCCAGGACATGAAACGTATCCAACTTATTATCATAAGGATGTTCAGCAGGTTATTAAAAATGCTGTTAAGTGGGCAAAGCCAGCTGATCTTCCCGTACCGGTCTATGGAAATGCAAAGCCGTTGGAGAGAATCAGAGTGAGTCAAGAAGGAGTGGAAAATTAAGATGAAACAACTCAAAATTGGGATTATTGGATGCGGAAGTATAGCTAAGCATCGGCATATGCCTGAATATCATGCAAGCAGCGGGGCTGTCATTGCAGCGGTATGTGATATTAATGAAGAGCGTGCAAATGTGTTTGCCGGCTTGTATGGGGCGAAGGTGT includes:
- a CDS encoding response regulator transcription factor — encoded protein: MKAIIVDDEKHVREGLMLLADWSRFGIDTIIEAVDGNEAIKLIKEHRPEIIFTDMSMPKKDGISLLKWIHSSDLSSKTIVVSGYDDFDYMRNAICYKSFDYILKPIDPEILNETLEKAINEWKQQSPPVECQQEHDGEMNVIQQIEQFLLESYNKDINLQEIADRFYLSREYISRKFKQEYQATITDFITNVRMNKAKELLQNPKLKIYEIAFQVGYQDEKYFSKVFKKTEGISPNEYRSMN
- a CDS encoding ThuA domain-containing protein; its protein translation is MINVLVWNENRHEQKDAKVRTVYPDGIHGAIADFLNEEDYKVKTATLDEPHHGLSDAVLQETDVLVWWGHLAHGEVEDAIVEKVKQRVLEGMGLIVLHSGHFSKIFKVLMGTSCDLKWREADEKERIWIVDPSHPIAEGIGEYIELEKEEMYGEHFDIPAPDELVMVSWFEGGEVFRSGCTYRRGKGKIFYFRPGHETYPTYYHKDVQQVIKNAVKWAKPADLPVPVYGNAKPLERIRVSQEGVEN